In Comamonas sp. lk, the following proteins share a genomic window:
- the gltX gene encoding glutamate--tRNA ligase, whose protein sequence is MTQKIRTRFAPSPTGFIHLGNIRSALYPWAFARANGGDFVLRIEDTDLERSTQASVDVIIEGMAWLQLDHDEGPFYQMQRIERYKEVLAQLVAKGYVYPCYMSMQELDALREKQMANKEKPRYDGTWRPEDGKVLPAIPEGVKPVLRFKTPQSGVVAWEDKCKGRIEFQNTELDDLVIARPDGTPTYNFCVCVDDMDMNITHVIRGDDHVNNTPRQIHIFEALGAAVPVFAHLPTVLNEQGEKMSKRNGAKAVTQYRDEGYLPDAMVNYLARLGWSHGDDEIFSRAQFLEWFNLDHLGRSAGQFDEAKLRWVNAQHMKAMDDVALAAMVKPFVVKAGVDAALLDADDRLVRITALFKDRCETLVDLANWAKVFYVDAVERNAEDYAKHVTEAATPVLDAFAAAMQTVEWTKEAIAAAIKEVLKAQGVKMPVLAMPVRVLTVGTAHTPSVDAVLELLGREKVIARLKNR, encoded by the coding sequence ATGACACAAAAAATTCGTACCCGTTTTGCCCCGTCGCCTACCGGCTTCATCCACCTGGGCAATATTCGTTCGGCTCTGTACCCCTGGGCCTTTGCCCGTGCCAATGGCGGCGACTTCGTGCTGCGCATCGAAGACACCGATCTGGAGCGTTCCACCCAGGCATCGGTGGACGTGATCATCGAAGGCATGGCCTGGCTGCAGCTGGACCACGACGAAGGTCCGTTCTATCAAATGCAGCGCATCGAGCGCTACAAGGAAGTGCTGGCGCAGTTGGTGGCCAAGGGCTATGTCTATCCCTGCTATATGAGCATGCAAGAGTTGGATGCTCTGCGCGAAAAGCAGATGGCCAACAAGGAAAAGCCCCGCTACGACGGTACCTGGCGTCCCGAAGACGGCAAGGTGCTGCCGGCGATTCCCGAAGGCGTCAAGCCCGTGCTGCGTTTCAAGACACCCCAGAGCGGCGTCGTGGCCTGGGAAGACAAGTGCAAAGGCCGTATAGAGTTCCAGAACACCGAGCTCGACGATCTGGTGATCGCCCGCCCCGACGGCACGCCCACCTATAACTTCTGCGTCTGCGTCGATGACATGGACATGAACATTACCCACGTGATTCGTGGCGATGATCACGTCAACAACACGCCGCGCCAGATCCATATCTTCGAAGCCCTGGGTGCCGCCGTGCCCGTGTTCGCCCATCTGCCGACCGTGCTCAACGAGCAGGGCGAGAAGATGAGCAAGCGCAACGGCGCCAAGGCCGTGACCCAGTACCGTGACGAAGGCTATCTGCCCGATGCCATGGTGAACTATCTGGCCCGTCTGGGCTGGAGCCACGGCGACGATGAAATCTTCAGCCGCGCCCAGTTCCTGGAGTGGTTCAACCTGGATCACCTGGGTCGCAGCGCCGGTCAGTTTGACGAAGCCAAGCTGCGCTGGGTCAATGCCCAGCACATGAAGGCCATGGACGACGTGGCGCTGGCCGCCATGGTCAAGCCTTTCGTGGTCAAGGCTGGTGTCGATGCCGCCTTGCTCGATGCTGATGACCGCTTGGTGCGCATCACGGCCTTGTTCAAGGATCGCTGCGAAACCCTGGTGGATCTGGCCAACTGGGCCAAGGTCTTCTATGTGGATGCCGTGGAACGCAATGCTGAGGACTATGCCAAGCACGTGACCGAAGCAGCCACGCCGGTGCTTGATGCCTTTGCTGCAGCCATGCAAACCGTGGAATGGACCAAGGAAGCCATTGCCGCTGCCATCAAGGAAGTGCTCAAGGCCCAGGGCGTGAAGATGCCTGTGCTGGCCATGCCGGTACGTGTTTTGACCGTGGGCACGGCCCATACGCCATCGGTGGATGCGGTGCTGGAATTGCTTGGACGTGAAAAAGTTATCGCGCGTTTGAAAAATCGCTAA
- a CDS encoding efflux RND transporter periplasmic adaptor subunit — protein sequence MSSHSSFSQTGRNRPASLVAALALAGLVSLTLTACGKDEQSSAAPAAAASAQAELDPMEVVVSAAMASNFKTAAVAQAEVASVQEISGRIEANERKVVRIGAAVTGRVTEVLAETGDRVKSGQVLARVASPELTTAQLAYMRASATATLAERAVERARQLIAADVIGSAELQRRESEVQIARAELRAAGDQLQLMGISGDALTRLRGQGSIAPNAAVTASSAGIVIERQVSQGQVAQPGDPLFTVADLSNVWVVGALPEQMARSVQVGQSVQVDVPALGLTPDEGPLSGKIIYVGDTVSSETRTVTIRTQVDNKDHALKPQMLATMRIQGAMEKTLAIPASAVVRENDKDHVYVKKAENHYRLTPVDLGGASGGLRPVLKGLSEGVQIVVEGSFHLNNERKRAELE from the coding sequence ATGTCCTCCCATTCTTCTTTTTCTCAGACCGGCCGCAATCGCCCTGCATCCCTGGTCGCTGCGCTGGCACTTGCCGGTCTTGTCTCGCTGACTCTGACTGCCTGCGGCAAGGATGAGCAAAGCAGCGCCGCACCTGCGGCTGCTGCTTCGGCCCAGGCCGAGCTCGATCCCATGGAGGTGGTGGTTTCCGCCGCCATGGCCAGCAACTTCAAGACGGCAGCCGTGGCACAGGCCGAAGTGGCCAGCGTGCAGGAAATCTCGGGTCGCATCGAAGCCAATGAGCGCAAGGTGGTGCGCATCGGTGCCGCCGTGACAGGCCGCGTGACCGAAGTGCTGGCCGAGACCGGCGACCGCGTCAAGTCGGGCCAGGTGCTGGCGCGTGTGGCCAGCCCCGAATTGACCACCGCCCAGCTGGCCTATATGCGTGCCAGCGCCACGGCCACCTTGGCTGAGCGGGCGGTAGAGCGCGCACGTCAGCTGATTGCTGCCGACGTGATTGGCTCTGCAGAGCTGCAGCGCCGAGAATCCGAGGTACAGATTGCCCGCGCCGAATTGCGTGCAGCCGGCGATCAGCTGCAGCTCATGGGCATCTCGGGCGATGCGCTCACGCGGCTGCGCGGTCAGGGCAGCATCGCGCCCAATGCGGCCGTCACCGCCTCTTCTGCAGGTATCGTGATCGAGCGCCAGGTCAGTCAGGGCCAAGTGGCACAACCAGGCGATCCGTTGTTCACCGTGGCTGATCTGTCCAATGTCTGGGTGGTGGGTGCCTTGCCTGAGCAGATGGCCCGCAGCGTGCAGGTCGGTCAGAGCGTGCAGGTTGATGTGCCCGCCTTGGGATTGACCCCTGATGAAGGGCCTCTTTCCGGCAAGATCATTTACGTGGGCGATACGGTTTCGTCTGAAACCCGCACCGTCACCATCCGTACCCAGGTGGATAACAAAGACCATGCCTTGAAGCCGCAAATGCTGGCCACCATGCGTATCCAGGGTGCCATGGAAAAGACGCTGGCCATTCCCGCCTCCGCCGTGGTGCGCGAGAACGACAAGGACCATGTGTACGTGAAGAAGGCCGAGAACCATTACCGCCTTACGCCCGTGGATCTGGGTGGTGCCAGCGGCGGTCTGCGTCCGGTGCTCAAAGGTTTGAGCGAAGGCGTGCAAATCGTGGTCGAGGGCTCGTTCCATCTGAACAACGAGCGCAAGCGCGCTGAGCTGGAGTAA
- a CDS encoding O-succinylhomoserine sulfhydrylase, whose translation MTTKTLPEGLHPDTLAVREAVERSQWGEHSEALYMTSSFVQPDCATAARRFANEEPGYTYSRTTNPTVTSFERRLAAMEGTECAVATSTGMSAILLVALTALKAGDHVICSLSMFGSTIKLLGTEMARFGVETTFVPQTDVAAWKAAVKPNTRLLFAETPTNPLTDLCDIAALAEVAHANNALLAVDNSFATPILQQPAKLGADIVVHSGTKFLDGQGRVMAGAVCGSVALVDKVMGTFLRSGGLNIAPFNAWVVMKGLETLSLRVKAQSAAALELATWLESHPKVARVYYPGLKSHGQHELAMRQQNGMGGAVLAFDVVGEGAEQLRANAFHVVDSTQVCSITANLGDVKTTITHPASTSHGRLTEEQRQAAGVGQGLIRISVGLEHLEDLKNDVARGLDTL comes from the coding sequence GTGACTACAAAGACATTACCCGAAGGTTTGCATCCCGACACCCTGGCCGTGCGCGAAGCCGTTGAGCGCAGCCAGTGGGGCGAGCACAGCGAAGCGCTGTACATGACCAGCAGCTTTGTGCAGCCCGACTGCGCCACCGCTGCGCGCCGCTTTGCCAACGAAGAGCCAGGCTACACCTATAGCCGCACGACCAATCCCACGGTCACCAGCTTCGAGCGCCGTCTGGCGGCCATGGAAGGCACGGAATGCGCCGTGGCCACCTCCACCGGCATGTCGGCCATCTTGCTGGTTGCGCTGACTGCCTTGAAGGCAGGCGATCATGTGATCTGCTCGCTGTCCATGTTCGGCTCCACCATCAAGCTGCTGGGCACTGAAATGGCCCGCTTCGGTGTGGAAACCACGTTTGTGCCCCAAACCGACGTCGCCGCCTGGAAGGCTGCCGTCAAGCCCAATACCCGTCTGCTGTTTGCCGAGACGCCCACCAATCCGCTGACCGATCTGTGCGACATCGCGGCGCTGGCCGAAGTGGCCCATGCCAACAATGCCTTGCTGGCCGTGGACAACAGCTTTGCCACGCCCATTCTGCAGCAGCCGGCCAAGCTGGGTGCAGACATCGTCGTGCACTCGGGCACCAAGTTCCTCGACGGTCAGGGCCGCGTGATGGCCGGTGCCGTCTGCGGCTCGGTGGCGCTGGTGGACAAGGTCATGGGTACGTTCTTGCGCAGCGGCGGTCTGAATATCGCCCCGTTCAACGCCTGGGTGGTGATGAAGGGCCTGGAAACCCTGTCCCTGCGCGTCAAGGCGCAAAGCGCTGCCGCGCTGGAGCTGGCCACCTGGCTGGAGTCTCACCCCAAGGTGGCCCGCGTGTACTACCCCGGTCTCAAGAGCCACGGTCAGCACGAGCTGGCCATGCGCCAGCAAAACGGCATGGGCGGTGCGGTGCTGGCCTTTGATGTGGTGGGCGAGGGTGCCGAGCAACTGCGCGCCAATGCCTTCCACGTGGTGGACAGCACCCAGGTGTGCTCCATCACCGCCAACCTGGGCGATGTGAAAACCACCATCACCCATCCGGCCAGCACCTCGCACGGCCGCTTGACCGAAGAACAGCGCCAGGCCGCTGGCGTGGGTCAGGGTCTGATTCGTATCTCCGTGGGTCTCGAGCATCTCGAAGATCTGAAAAACGATGTCGCCCGCGGACTGGACACACTGTAA
- the purF gene encoding amidophosphoribosyltransferase, with product MCGIVGVVSTAPVNQLIYDALLLLQHRGQDAAGIVTQQERKFFMHKAKGMVKDVFRTRNMRALPGNVGLGQVRYPTAGNASSEEEAQPFYVNAPFGIVMVHNGNLTNAKQLRSELAETDHRHTNTESDSEVLLNVLAHEIGRASSGAPLKTEDVFQAVRAVHKRIKGSYAVIALIAGYGLLAFRDPFGIRPLCLGKGADGTHMLASESVALEGTLHQFERDVAPGEAVFISNDGTVHSEQCSDKSELHPCVFEYVYLARPDSTMDGISVYQARLNMGETLAKRVVSVVPPNEIDAVIPIPESSRPSAMQLAQLLGIPYREGFVKNRYVGRTFIMPGQGARKKSVRQKLNAIGSEFKGRNVLLVDDSIVRGTTSKEIVQMARDAGANKVYLASAAPPVRHPNVYGIDMPTRTELVAYGRTVEEIRQVIGCDALIYQDVDAMKQAVGKINTAVKGFEASCFDGVYITGDISDDEVTALNEGRNRGAEEEQEDTSRLSLPNAQEN from the coding sequence ATGTGTGGAATCGTTGGTGTGGTCAGCACCGCACCCGTGAATCAGCTGATTTATGACGCTTTGCTGCTGCTGCAGCACCGTGGTCAGGATGCCGCCGGCATCGTGACCCAGCAGGAACGCAAGTTCTTCATGCACAAGGCCAAGGGCATGGTGAAGGACGTGTTCCGCACCCGCAACATGCGTGCTCTGCCCGGCAATGTGGGCCTGGGCCAGGTGCGCTATCCCACGGCCGGCAATGCATCCAGCGAGGAAGAGGCCCAGCCCTTCTATGTGAATGCACCGTTCGGCATCGTGATGGTGCACAACGGCAACCTCACCAACGCCAAGCAGCTGCGCAGCGAGCTGGCGGAGACCGACCACCGCCATACCAACACCGAGAGCGACTCCGAAGTGCTGCTCAACGTGCTGGCCCATGAGATTGGCCGCGCCTCCAGCGGCGCGCCGCTCAAGACCGAAGATGTGTTCCAGGCCGTGCGTGCCGTGCACAAGCGCATCAAGGGCTCGTATGCCGTGATCGCCTTGATCGCCGGTTACGGCCTGCTGGCCTTCCGCGATCCCTTCGGCATCCGCCCCCTGTGCCTGGGCAAGGGCGCAGACGGCACGCATATGCTGGCCAGCGAATCCGTGGCCCTGGAAGGCACGCTGCACCAGTTCGAACGCGATGTGGCACCTGGCGAAGCCGTGTTCATCAGCAACGACGGCACGGTGCACAGCGAGCAATGCAGCGACAAGAGCGAGCTGCACCCTTGCGTGTTCGAATACGTTTATCTGGCCCGTCCGGACTCGACCATGGACGGCATCTCCGTCTATCAGGCCCGTCTGAACATGGGCGAGACCCTGGCCAAGCGCGTGGTCTCCGTGGTGCCGCCCAACGAAATCGATGCAGTGATTCCGATTCCGGAATCCAGCCGCCCCAGCGCCATGCAACTGGCACAGCTCTTGGGCATCCCTTACCGCGAAGGATTTGTGAAAAACCGCTACGTGGGCCGTACCTTCATCATGCCGGGCCAGGGCGCACGCAAGAAATCGGTGCGCCAGAAGCTCAATGCCATCGGCAGCGAGTTCAAGGGCCGCAACGTGCTGCTGGTGGACGACTCCATCGTGCGCGGTACGACCTCCAAGGAAATCGTGCAGATGGCCCGCGACGCCGGTGCCAACAAAGTCTATCTGGCCTCGGCCGCGCCTCCCGTGCGCCACCCCAACGTCTACGGCATCGACATGCCCACCCGCACCGAGCTGGTGGCCTATGGCCGCACGGTGGAAGAAATTCGCCAGGTCATTGGCTGCGACGCGCTGATTTATCAAGACGTGGATGCCATGAAGCAGGCCGTGGGCAAGATCAACACGGCGGTTAAAGGTTTTGAAGCCTCCTGCTTTGATGGCGTCTACATCACCGGCGATATCTCCGACGACGAAGTCACCGCCCTCAACGAAGGCCGCAACCGTGGTGCAGAGGAAGAGCAGGAAGACACTTCCCGCCTGTCTCTGCCCAACGCCCAGGAAAACTGA
- a CDS encoding CvpA family protein: MTTLDWIFVAVVLGSMLLGAWRGLVYEVLSLLGWVVAFVVARSWAHEVAVWLPLDGWDMQLRYAAGFVLLLVGAMFAWGLVSWLVKQLIEAVGLRPVDRALGSLFGILRAMVLLLVLALVIRYTPLHSAHWWQESALAPFLSQALGWVQPALPGQWEQWQWEQILPAASS, encoded by the coding sequence ATGACCACGCTGGACTGGATTTTTGTGGCCGTTGTGCTGGGCTCCATGTTGTTGGGGGCCTGGCGCGGTCTGGTCTATGAGGTGCTGTCGCTGCTGGGCTGGGTTGTGGCCTTTGTTGTCGCCCGCAGCTGGGCGCATGAGGTGGCCGTGTGGCTGCCGCTCGATGGCTGGGATATGCAGCTGCGCTATGCCGCAGGCTTTGTATTGCTGCTGGTGGGGGCCATGTTTGCCTGGGGGCTGGTGTCCTGGCTGGTCAAACAACTGATAGAAGCTGTGGGTTTGCGTCCGGTGGACAGAGCCTTGGGCTCACTCTTTGGTATCTTGCGGGCCATGGTGCTGTTGCTGGTGCTGGCCCTGGTGATTCGATATACGCCGCTGCACAGTGCGCATTGGTGGCAGGAGTCGGCGCTGGCGCCGTTTCTGTCGCAGGCCTTGGGGTGGGTGCAGCCCGCGCTGCCCGGGCAGTGGGAGCAATGGCAGTGGGAACAAATTTTGCCAGCCGCTTCTTCTTGA
- the folC gene encoding bifunctional tetrahydrofolate synthase/dihydrofolate synthase, protein MHTTFPSLDEWLAYCERLHPQNIALGLDRVREVAQRMGLHFECPVITVAGTNGKGSTCAMLEAVALQSGYRPGVFTSPHLVHFEERCRVGGEIVSAPQLMAHFEQVEQARVQDGKEVALTYFEFTTLAILHLMSQSKLDVAILEVGLGGRLDATNIVDADCAVITSIDLDHMELLGPDRESIGREKAGIMRAGRPVVVSDPVPPQSVIDHAAEIGADLWRFGKDFNYDGDKQQWGWAGRGRRYAGLAYPALRGANQLVNAAGVLAAFEAIRSLLPVTAQAVRTGLSMVELPGRFQIVPGQPTLVLDVAHNPHSVAALTANLDAMGYFPRTHAVFGAMADKDWVPMLTKVAPLIDHWYFTDLPTARADSAQGLKAKLEELQATAGLRKDVSLQTFARPQQALDAAVEASDAADRIVVFGSFFTVGGVLQNGTPRLSAKHLGH, encoded by the coding sequence ATGCACACCACATTTCCCTCTCTGGATGAATGGCTGGCTTATTGCGAGCGACTGCATCCCCAAAATATTGCCCTGGGCCTGGACCGCGTGCGCGAAGTTGCGCAACGCATGGGTCTGCATTTTGAATGCCCCGTCATCACGGTGGCCGGAACCAATGGCAAAGGTTCTACCTGCGCCATGCTGGAAGCCGTTGCCCTGCAATCGGGCTACCGCCCCGGCGTTTTCACCTCGCCCCATCTGGTGCATTTCGAGGAGCGCTGCCGCGTAGGGGGCGAGATTGTCTCGGCCCCGCAGCTGATGGCTCACTTCGAACAGGTGGAGCAAGCCCGGGTGCAGGACGGTAAAGAGGTGGCGCTCACTTACTTTGAGTTCACCACGCTGGCCATTCTTCATCTGATGAGCCAGTCCAAGCTGGATGTAGCGATTTTGGAAGTCGGTCTGGGCGGGCGACTGGATGCCACCAACATCGTGGATGCCGATTGCGCCGTCATCACCAGCATCGACCTGGATCACATGGAGCTGCTGGGCCCGGACCGCGAAAGCATAGGCCGCGAGAAGGCCGGCATCATGCGCGCCGGCCGCCCCGTGGTGGTCAGCGATCCGGTGCCGCCGCAAAGTGTGATCGACCATGCCGCCGAAATCGGTGCCGATCTCTGGCGCTTTGGCAAGGACTTCAATTACGACGGCGACAAGCAGCAGTGGGGCTGGGCCGGTCGTGGTCGCCGTTACGCCGGTCTGGCCTATCCGGCACTGCGCGGCGCCAATCAGTTGGTCAATGCCGCCGGTGTGCTGGCCGCGTTCGAGGCGATTCGCTCTCTGCTGCCCGTCACGGCCCAGGCCGTGCGTACCGGCCTGTCCATGGTGGAGCTGCCCGGACGCTTTCAGATCGTTCCCGGCCAGCCCACGCTGGTGCTGGATGTGGCGCACAACCCGCACTCGGTGGCGGCGCTCACGGCTAATCTGGATGCCATGGGCTATTTTCCCCGTACCCACGCCGTATTCGGTGCCATGGCGGACAAGGACTGGGTGCCCATGCTTACCAAGGTGGCTCCGCTGATCGATCACTGGTACTTCACCGACCTGCCCACGGCGCGTGCGGATTCGGCACAAGGCCTCAAGGCCAAGCTCGAGGAGTTGCAGGCTACGGCAGGGTTGCGCAAGGATGTGAGCCTGCAAACCTTTGCCAGACCCCAGCAGGCGCTGGACGCGGCCGTGGAGGCTTCGGATGCGGCTGATAGAATCGTGGTCTTTGGCTCGTTCTTCACCGTGGGTGGTGTGCTGCAAAACGGCACTCCCCGTCTGAGCGCCAAGCATCTGGGCCATTGA
- a CDS encoding TolC family protein, whose product MNRIALLCLAMGTSQWALAQDAQTASPGNATAVLGAASTPAAAPQLSLDQLVQTVLDHNPELRSVQQSSVTAQAAVVTAGALPNPKLEWSQGRNSARIPSGTPGNVSTMGVSLPIEMPSVRAARVNAAEAGQRASVQQIAASRNALVAQVKLRAYEVVLRNAQADAAHDAVKLLEQAHERVRVRVSSGEAARYEIIKADAELINARQQEQSAKLLAEQSQLTLNRMAAGQLPARFDLKLSLQDPVSKTGLQSINWQAHPELLQLQSEVDKAEAQKQGAKASRWPGLELRYAQTREPDIRNNTVGVTVQIPLFDQRRGPIDEAASEAERARLRLEGRRAELEQQMQQAWKVMEMAQVRTKALSEGAVRQAEAALRVAEAAYRFGERGILDVLDAQRVLRTVRADLLEARYQLQSARIELDFLAGRYAAPSAI is encoded by the coding sequence TTGAATCGCATTGCACTGCTCTGTCTTGCCATGGGCACCTCACAGTGGGCCCTGGCCCAGGATGCCCAAACCGCATCGCCAGGCAATGCCACAGCGGTGCTTGGTGCTGCCAGCACGCCGGCTGCCGCTCCTCAGCTCAGTCTCGATCAGCTGGTGCAAACCGTGCTGGATCACAACCCCGAGCTGCGCTCGGTTCAGCAGTCGAGCGTGACCGCACAGGCGGCCGTGGTGACGGCCGGTGCTTTGCCCAATCCCAAGCTCGAATGGAGCCAGGGCCGGAACAGTGCGCGCATTCCTTCCGGTACACCAGGGAACGTCAGCACCATGGGCGTCTCGCTGCCCATAGAAATGCCCTCGGTGCGTGCTGCCCGCGTGAATGCGGCCGAAGCCGGCCAGCGTGCCTCGGTGCAGCAGATTGCGGCCTCGCGCAATGCGCTGGTGGCGCAAGTCAAGCTGCGGGCGTATGAAGTGGTGCTGCGCAATGCACAGGCCGATGCGGCCCATGATGCCGTCAAGCTGCTGGAGCAGGCCCATGAGCGCGTGCGTGTGCGCGTCTCCAGCGGCGAGGCTGCCCGCTACGAAATCATCAAGGCCGACGCCGAGCTGATCAATGCCCGCCAGCAGGAGCAATCTGCCAAGCTGCTAGCCGAGCAGTCGCAGCTCACGCTCAACCGCATGGCTGCCGGTCAGTTGCCGGCGCGCTTTGATCTGAAGCTGTCATTGCAGGACCCGGTGAGCAAGACGGGCTTGCAGAGCATCAACTGGCAGGCTCACCCTGAGCTGCTGCAGCTGCAATCGGAAGTGGACAAGGCCGAAGCCCAGAAGCAAGGTGCCAAAGCCAGCCGTTGGCCTGGTCTTGAGCTGCGTTATGCCCAGACCCGCGAGCCCGATATTCGCAACAACACCGTTGGCGTGACGGTGCAGATTCCGCTGTTTGACCAGCGCCGCGGTCCTATCGATGAAGCTGCCTCCGAGGCGGAACGTGCCCGGCTGCGCCTGGAAGGGCGCCGTGCCGAGCTGGAGCAGCAAATGCAGCAGGCCTGGAAAGTGATGGAAATGGCCCAGGTGCGTACCAAGGCCTTGAGCGAAGGCGCAGTGCGTCAGGCCGAGGCGGCCCTGCGCGTGGCTGAAGCCGCTTACCGCTTTGGTGAGCGCGGCATTCTGGATGTGCTCGACGCTCAGCGTGTGCTGCGCACCGTACGCGCCGACCTGCTGGAAGCCCGCTACCAGCTGCAATCCGCTCGTATCGAGCTGGACTTCCTGGCCGGCCGCTATGCAGCACCTTCCGCAATCTGA
- a CDS encoding ArsC family reductase yields MSTRVTLFGIPNCDTVKKARNWLTEHGIDYQFHDFKKQGVPTERLPHWMAAVGWEKLLNRQGTSWRKLDEATKAGAVDESSAAAVMQEHASTIKRPVVEWADGQVTVGFKPEDWQDRAD; encoded by the coding sequence ATGAGCACTCGCGTCACCCTTTTTGGAATCCCCAATTGCGACACCGTCAAGAAAGCCCGCAACTGGCTGACCGAGCACGGTATTGACTACCAGTTCCACGATTTCAAGAAACAAGGCGTGCCCACCGAACGCCTGCCGCACTGGATGGCAGCCGTGGGCTGGGAAAAGCTGCTCAACCGCCAGGGCACAAGCTGGCGCAAGCTGGACGAGGCCACCAAGGCCGGCGCCGTGGACGAGTCCAGCGCCGCCGCCGTGATGCAGGAGCACGCCAGCACCATCAAGCGTCCCGTGGTGGAATGGGCTGACGGCCAGGTCACCGTGGGCTTCAAGCCCGAGGACTGGCAAGATCGCGCAGACTGA
- a CDS encoding SPOR domain-containing protein, with the protein MALFNIRWPGKKNDAADSTAGAKRPSRLPQGETVEAMRRRARHRLIGAAVLVLVGVVGFPLLFDTQPRPIPVDIPIEIPDRDNAAPVVVPGSRGTGATNAPTGHVAAGASLDDGEEVLAPAPAPAVSAPRAAVAATPAPAAAIVAPAAPVVAAIAPPAPKPEVKKPEPKPEPKPEPKPEAKPKPEVKKPEHKLEAKPEPKPEPKHKPDTSKSDDAARARALLEGRSAPEASAAKESAGGNERFIVQIGAFAEVGKANEIKSKLGGGAFTQTVDTKDGKRTRVRMGPFKSREEADKAAARAKGLGLPASVFKG; encoded by the coding sequence ATGGCACTTTTCAATATTCGTTGGCCGGGCAAGAAAAACGACGCGGCAGACTCCACAGCGGGCGCCAAGCGTCCCAGCCGTCTGCCTCAGGGCGAGACCGTGGAAGCCATGCGCCGTCGTGCACGTCATCGCCTCATCGGTGCGGCCGTGCTGGTACTGGTGGGCGTGGTGGGCTTTCCGCTGCTGTTCGATACCCAGCCGCGCCCGATTCCTGTCGATATCCCCATCGAGATTCCGGATCGCGACAACGCCGCGCCCGTGGTGGTGCCTGGCAGCCGTGGGACGGGTGCGACGAATGCGCCTACCGGGCACGTAGCCGCTGGCGCCTCGCTGGATGATGGCGAAGAGGTATTGGCTCCCGCCCCCGCTCCTGCAGTTTCTGCGCCGCGTGCGGCCGTGGCTGCCACACCGGCCCCGGCTGCTGCCATCGTGGCGCCTGCGGCTCCCGTGGTTGCGGCGATTGCGCCGCCTGCGCCCAAGCCTGAGGTCAAGAAGCCGGAACCCAAACCTGAACCTAAGCCCGAACCCAAGCCGGAAGCCAAGCCCAAGCCCGAGGTGAAGAAGCCCGAGCACAAGCTGGAAGCAAAGCCGGAACCTAAGCCCGAGCCCAAACACAAGCCGGATACCAGCAAAAGCGATGATGCGGCCCGTGCCCGTGCGCTGCTGGAAGGCCGCAGTGCGCCGGAAGCCTCAGCAGCCAAAGAGTCGGCTGGCGGCAACGAGCGCTTTATCGTGCAGATCGGCGCTTTTGCCGAGGTCGGCAAGGCCAATGAAATCAAGTCCAAGCTCGGTGGCGGTGCCTTCACCCAGACCGTGGATACCAAGGATGGCAAGCGTACCCGCGTGCGCATGGGGCCTTTCAAGAGTCGCGAGGAAGCCGATAAAGCGGCTGCGCGTGCCAAGGGGCTGGGCCTGCCGGCTTCGGTGTTCAAGGGCTGA